The following is a genomic window from Manihot esculenta cultivar AM560-2 chromosome 9, M.esculenta_v8, whole genome shotgun sequence.
aataaatcaTAAACTTGCTAAAATTCGGTGTGAACGTCATAGATAACAACTGCATTATCAAATAGTTGGAGAGGGATCGTTTCCATGCTTTCAAGCCATAGGCCGTTGAGGAGATGTTGTTGAGTGCTGGCAACCTGTTACAGATCCTCCAGCAAGTGAAGGGCAAAATTTGTCCCCCCATTTACCAAAAACCCTAATCACAATTCCTTTTTCAACAGCTTGATTTGTTAAGCTTTACTTGCTATTTTTTACAATGGCAAGCcctaaaatcaattatttttattttatttctacaaAAGGGTAAAAACGAGAGATTGAAAGAAAATTGGAGTCAACATTGTCAGGCACTATCAAAATACCAACAAATTATTCCTTTTTGTTCCTGGTGGATACAACCAGAAGCAGCTGCAGTTGCAACTGCAACTGCTCGCGTACGCACGTGCCATGAACAACTCCCACACGAGTGGAAGACCCCTCGATCAAAACTCTCACGCGCACGCTCTTCAGGAAGAGAGAAAAGGCAGAAATGGAGAGAGTGCGAGCGAGAGAGGGCCTCTCTCCGTCGCGCAGAGCTTGAAGCAATTCTTGCATTGATTGCATCTCTGGTTGCTCCTCTCGACCATCATCGTTCCACTCGGTAAGCCcaaattctcttcttctttcttttttgttttttgtcgTATAATTTTGGTCATGTCTTTTGTTTTTCTCGTTGAATTATGCCTTCTCAGTTGGGCCAATTAGGTTTAAGCCTACCAACTAGTTTCTTATCAAACTCCTCTTTCTCCAATGCTTTCTCTAGCGTTTGATAAGGTCTGTTTGGCTTTCTGTTGATATTGGTTGAAGATATTGGGAAAATTAAGCAATCGCGTTTTACttatttgaattataaattagCAGAAATGCATGAGATTCATTCTTGAAATTGTTGGTTGAATACTCCATTGTTACTAAAATGCTTCGGCAGATTAACATTGACGAGTTTTTAATTTTCCTTTTAATCAACAGTGAGAATTTCAGATGATAGCATTGATCCCCATGTTTAATTTTGAATAGGATAGCAGCTCTTTGTTTTCCTTTGGTGCTGCTTTTCATTTGGGTATGGAGCACCTTCCTGTTGAAGTGATAGGCAACATACTATCTCGGCTCAAGGCTGCCCGAGATGTTGTCATTGCGTCCACCACTTGCAAGAAATGGCGTGAAGCTTGGCGTATCCATCTTCACACTCTTTCCTTCAATTCAAATGACTGGCCTGTTTACCATGACCTCACCACCAGCAGATTGGAAATTCTCATAACTCAAACCATATTCCAAACAACTGGACTACAAAGTTTGTCGATTTTCATGGATGATGCAGATGAGTTCTCGGCTGCCCCTGTGATTGCTTGGCTTATGTATACTAGGGAAACACTCCGTGAATTGCATTATAATGTGAGGACCACCCCAAATATTAACATAATTGAGAAATGTGGTCGGCATAAGCTGGAAGTGTTAGCATTAGCTCATAATTCTATATCAGGTGTTGAACCCAGTTATCAGAAATTTCCTTGCTTGAGATCACTCGCTCTGAGCTTTGTTAGTATCTGCGCTCTGGATTTAAGCCTTTTGCTGACTGCTTGTCCAAGAATTGAGACCTTGACCCTTATTAATCCAGATGTTGTCATGTCCGATGCACAGGCAACTATGGAGCTGACCAGCTCCTCGCTCAAGGAAATCTATGTTGAAGCAATTAGTTTGGATAAATTCATATTGGAGGCTGATAGTCTTGAGAAGTTGCATTTGAAAGATTGTACCCTGGAGCTTTTTGAGCTTATTGGCAAGGGGACATTGAGAGTTCTAAAGATTGATGATGTAAGTGTTCTCCAACTTGATATTGGTGAGAGCACAGCCAATCTTGAGGTTGTGGATGTTAGCAACTTCACTATCACAGGCCCAAAGTTCTACAATATGatatcaaaatcatcaaaattgaTGAGGCTTCGGCTCTGGGGAGTAGTATTTGATGATGAAGATGAGGTTGTTGATCTGGAGAACATGCCTGTTTGCTTTCCTCGGTTAACCCACCTGTCATTAAATTACGATTTAAGAGATGAAGTTCTTCATTATGGCTTGCATGGATCATATCAATTTAACAATGTTGCTGTGTTAGAATTGGGATGGTCagtaatcaatgatcaatttacAGACTGGGTGGCAGGACTCCTAGCTAGATGTCCCAATTTGAGGAAATTGGTCATTTATGGGGTTGTGTCTGAGGCTAAAACCCACGTTGAGTGCCAGATTTTAGCTAACTTCACCTCATCCATTGTTCGTCTTATGAGAAAATATATGCATGTTGAAGTTCAGTTTGAGTATGAATAGAAGTTTTGCAATATGCATTGGTCTTGCACTGGAAGAAGTATGTTACTCAAAAGGAAATGCTGATCAGCGCCTTCTTTAATTCTCAACTTTGAAAATTGGAGACgattatttttctttccttgATTCGTTAGTAACTTTGGAAATTTAGTTTCTGCTGTTAGATTTTACTGATCATCTTTCATCAGATAGTTCAAAACCAGAAGCAGTGTATTTTTGTTCTGTGTTTAGTTGCCATGCCATTGCCAAATATTGAAGATTCTGCAGACTAATTGAGGGACAGAAGCTATTTTTCTATGTCATCTTCCTTGTAAGGTTTTGTGAAATGTGAATAGCTGTCCAAATCTTAGTTACATAACCAGGATTTAATCCCATGCAAGCAAGCCAAGGATTCGAAGTTAGAACCACCACTATAATCAGAAATTAGAGAAGCATCACCAGaaaacattaaatattataattatttataaagacattcttatatttttataaattaattttttatgttcattaaatttcaatatcttatatttgaaagaaataaaaaaataatacaatgaaaagtaaataaaaatcagataattctttttttgcctaattaagaaaattacaataaaaatggaaaaattaGAAAAGAATGTTCTTGAAAAATGTAGACTCATATTGCATCAAATTCTCATTTAATTCCTATTATAGtagtttcttttttcattttcaaatatagatattaaaatttaataatatttcaggaatcaatttataaagatataaaacgaattataattaaatgggTTTCTTTTTAACAAACCAAAACTTTTCCGCCGGGGGAGTGTTTATTAAGCTTCCTTCCTCAAATCAAGtcaatgaagaaaaaaattacAAGAAGTTTTCACAGTAACATTGCAttagaatatataattttagaggCATGAGTCCCTTATCATTTGAAGGAACAATTGGATTACTATATTACAGGAATTGCTTCAACAAAATCTTacctgttttttgttttttttaactcaaaatcTTAACTCTCTAACTTTATATTATGTTAACTGCAGTTTTACACATCCCACCACTCTTAAAATTTcggcaaaagaaaaaaaaatcataaatattatatatatagagagtcTCTCTTTTCTTCTAAAATCCATACAAAACATCACTCTTCAGCTCCTACTACTTTGGCTTAAATCATTCTGAATTTCAGTTTGTGCTTCTGCCTTCAGATTTCTGCATAAGATTTTTATAACCAAGTATTAAATCAATACATTAATTTTTCTTACCCACAAGAAGTAGATATAAtactctctatattattaaaatgtaattataaaatataaaatgac
Proteins encoded in this region:
- the LOC110622093 gene encoding F-box/LRR-repeat protein At1g67190, translating into MEHLPVEVIGNILSRLKAARDVVIASTTCKKWREAWRIHLHTLSFNSNDWPVYHDLTTSRLEILITQTIFQTTGLQSLSIFMDDADEFSAAPVIAWLMYTRETLRELHYNVRTTPNINIIEKCGRHKLEVLALAHNSISGVEPSYQKFPCLRSLALSFVSICALDLSLLLTACPRIETLTLINPDVVMSDAQATMELTSSSLKEIYVEAISLDKFILEADSLEKLHLKDCTLELFELIGKGTLRVLKIDDVSVLQLDIGESTANLEVVDVSNFTITGPKFYNMISKSSKLMRLRLWGVVFDDEDEVVDLENMPVCFPRLTHLSLNYDLRDEVLHYGLHGSYQFNNVAVLELGWSVINDQFTDWVAGLLARCPNLRKLVIYGVVSEAKTHVECQILANFTSSIVRLMRKYMHVEVQFEYE